TGCAAGATCAATCCCCGCTCAAGACCAAGAAGGACATTCGGGGCTTCTGGGCACAGTTCCCGAAGACCCGTGACCTTTTCGGGGAGATCATGAACAAGTGGCGGAAGTCGGGATCACGCCGTCCCGGCCATGAAGGCTTCTGGGCCGCGTGGCCATATCGGGATTGGAGCGCAGCCACCGGGCTGCCCATCGCCACCTTGAAGCGGCACCTGAACACCCTTGAAGAAAACGGGCTGATTGAGCGCACCCTTGGGCGGCATGGGGGCAGCCGGGTGCTGACTTTCATCCGCCCCACGCCCCTCGCGCTTTACCTGAGCGACGTGAAGGCGGGTGACTGGCAGCGGCTGGGAATACCTCTCCAAACTGACTTCGCGGACACCCTTCCCCCGAGTGTTCTGGAGGCAAATCCTGAACTTCTAGAGGGCTGAAATAGCGCGTAGCGTCGGGGCAAATCTGCGTCGTGGGTCG
The genomic region above belongs to Rhodovulum sp. P5 and contains:
- a CDS encoding helix-turn-helix domain-containing protein: MMTYLHSQTAKAELTAALEKDKAAQQVQDQSPLKTKKDIRGFWAQFPKTRDLFGEIMNKWRKSGSRRPGHEGFWAAWPYRDWSAATGLPIATLKRHLNTLEENGLIERTLGRHGGSRVLTFIRPTPLALYLSDVKAGDWQRLGIPLQTDFADTLPPSVLEANPELLEG